The Drosophila bipectinata strain 14024-0381.07 chromosome 2L, DbipHiC1v2, whole genome shotgun sequence genome has a segment encoding these proteins:
- the LOC108125371 gene encoding alcohol dehydrogenase-like codes for MFTKLCRPVASISFRTVKCFCKPRQLNKYYNIIARANCSASSSFLCDKNVIFVAGLGDIGLDTSKELLKRDLKNLVILDRIDKPELVCELKELNPKTKVTFMPYDVTVPIAESKKLLKKIFDKLKCVDILINGAGILDDHKIEATIAVNYTGLVNTTTAIMDFWDIRKGGPGGILCNIGSVTGFNAITQVPVYSGSKAAVVNFTRSLAKLAHITGVTAYTVNPGITRTSLVAKFNSWLDVEPDVAELLLEHPTQSTKECAASFVKAIEKNKNGGLWFLDQGTLENIKWRKYWDPCI; via the exons ATGTTCACTAAATTATGTAGACCAGTTGCTTCTATTAGCTTTCGGACTGTGAAATGTTTCTGTAAGCCACGACAATTGAACAAATATTACAATATA ATCGCTAGAGCAAACTGCAGTGCATCGTCATCATTTCTCTGCGACAAGAATGTGATCTTCGTGGCTGGTCTGGGAGACATTGGGCTGGACACCAGCAAGGAGCTCCTCAAGCGCGACCTGAAGAACCTGGTGATCCTGGATCGAATCGACAAGCCGGAACTCGTTTGCGAGCTGAAGGAGCTCAATCCTAAGACAAAAGTCACCTTCATGCCCTACGATGTGACCGTGCCGATTGCCGAGTCCAAGAAGTTGCTGAAGAAAATCTTTGACAAGCTGAAGTGTGTGGACATTCTGATCAACGGAGCTGGTATCCTAGATGACCACAAGATCGAGGCCACCATCGCTGTCAACTACACGGGTCTGGTGAACACCACCACCGCCATCATGGATTTCTGGGACATTCGCAAGGGCGGACCAGGCGGAATTCTCTGCAACATTGGATCCGTGACTGGCTTTAATGCCATCACACAGGTGCCCGTTTACTCTGGTTCTAAGGCTGCCGTTGTAAACTTCACCAGATCCCTGGCT AAACTGGCTCACATCACCGGAGTGACCGCCTACACTGTGAACCCCGGCATTACCCGCACCTCCCTGGTTGCAAAGTTCAACTCCTGGCTGGATGTCGAGCCCGATGTGGCCGAGTTGCTGCTGGAGCACCCCACCCAGTCCACCAAGGAATGCGCCGCGAGCTTCGTCAAGGCCATTGAGAAGAACAAAAACGGCGGTCTCTGGTTCCTCGACCAGGGCACCCTGGAAAACATCAAGTGGAGAAAGTACTGGGACCCTTGCATTTAA